In a genomic window of Cytobacillus sp. FSL H8-0458:
- the dtd gene encoding D-aminoacyl-tRNA deacylase, with protein sequence MRVVVQRSKEASVTVDGETVGSIKKGFVLLVGVTHEDKEEDAAFLADKIANLRVFEDDAGKMNLSLLDQEGEILSVSQFTLYGDCRKGRRPNFMEAAKPDHAVEIYDAFNRFLEAKGLKVETGKFGAMMDVQLTNDGPVTLILESN encoded by the coding sequence ATGCGAGTTGTAGTGCAGCGAAGCAAAGAGGCCAGCGTAACGGTGGATGGAGAAACCGTTGGAAGCATCAAAAAGGGGTTTGTTTTGCTCGTTGGAGTCACCCACGAAGATAAAGAAGAGGATGCAGCTTTTCTGGCTGATAAGATAGCCAATCTTCGCGTCTTTGAAGACGATGCCGGCAAAATGAATCTATCACTGCTCGATCAGGAAGGTGAAATTCTTTCGGTCTCGCAATTTACATTATATGGAGATTGCCGAAAGGGCAGACGGCCCAATTTCATGGAAGCGGCAAAGCCTGATCATGCTGTGGAAATCTATGATGCTTTCAACCGGTTTTTAGAAGCTAAAGGTCTGAAAGTGGAAACAGGTAAATTCGGAGCTATGATGGATGTCCAATTAACCAATGACGGGCCTGTAACCTTAATTCTAGAAAGTAATTAA
- a CDS encoding SH3 domain-containing protein, with the protein MKKRKPLILVICLMLLAGISQTETQVKAENSSVTITTNNLNVRQGPGLSYPILGQAQKGDQFNALSREGEWIKINFQGENGYVASWLVSNMTSNQSGEKTAGDNSQAVITTDGLRVRKGPGTSYGVLGTIQKGTAYKVKSTEGSWVKIQTPYGDGWVAREFVKFSGTRKKNSSSSSQTGKITANSLNVRNKPSLQSDIIGKLNSGETVAVLSKNNSWTEISFSGNTGWISSQYITVQSSQSESKPKQSSSGKTGTVTATSLTVRNKASLNGKPIGSVAKGQAFSILEEADNWVKIEFQPGSYGWAASWFIDITAEKNSSSSQQNVNGSSAIILHNGSNIRKKASTQSAVVYRANKGDSFEIISLNNDWYEIRLPNGGKGFVAGWIVTVEGSAPAVTKPGAEKHLKNKTIVLDPGHGGRDNGTTGARGTREKDITIRTAQLLAEKLRAAGANVILTRSGDTYLPLPSRVGISHHHNADAFISIHYDSTPDRTARGATTYYYHPFQKEIAANIHSNVTAMTNLRDRGYRVGDYHVIRENKRNAVLIELGYLSNPAEEALIASAKYQQSAAAGIYQGLARYFKN; encoded by the coding sequence TTGAAAAAAAGAAAGCCACTTATTCTCGTGATATGCCTTATGCTTTTAGCTGGCATATCACAGACGGAAACTCAAGTTAAAGCTGAAAACAGTTCTGTAACAATCACCACCAACAATCTTAACGTCCGTCAAGGACCAGGTTTAAGCTACCCCATTCTGGGACAAGCCCAGAAAGGAGATCAATTTAATGCCCTTTCCCGTGAAGGAGAATGGATTAAAATTAATTTCCAGGGAGAAAATGGTTATGTCGCAAGCTGGCTTGTTTCCAATATGACTTCAAATCAGTCAGGAGAAAAAACGGCAGGTGACAATTCCCAGGCAGTTATCACAACAGATGGCCTTAGGGTGAGAAAGGGTCCTGGTACAAGTTACGGGGTTCTGGGGACTATCCAAAAAGGAACAGCCTATAAGGTCAAGAGCACAGAAGGAAGCTGGGTTAAGATTCAAACACCTTATGGAGATGGATGGGTGGCAAGGGAATTTGTCAAATTCAGCGGCACACGAAAGAAAAATTCATCCAGCAGCAGTCAAACCGGGAAGATCACGGCAAACTCTCTTAATGTGAGAAACAAGCCTTCTCTTCAAAGTGACATCATTGGCAAACTTAATTCGGGGGAGACAGTTGCGGTGCTTTCTAAAAATAACAGCTGGACAGAAATCTCTTTCTCGGGAAATACAGGATGGATCAGCAGCCAATATATTACTGTTCAATCCTCACAATCAGAAAGCAAACCAAAACAGTCATCATCCGGAAAAACCGGCACTGTAACTGCAACCTCTTTAACCGTAAGAAACAAAGCATCGTTAAATGGGAAACCAATTGGTTCAGTTGCCAAAGGCCAAGCTTTCTCCATTCTTGAAGAAGCTGATAATTGGGTAAAGATTGAATTTCAGCCTGGTTCTTATGGATGGGCTGCAAGCTGGTTCATAGACATAACAGCCGAAAAGAATTCCAGCTCATCTCAGCAAAACGTAAACGGCAGTTCTGCAATTATATTACATAACGGATCAAATATTAGAAAAAAAGCGAGTACCCAGTCAGCTGTCGTTTACAGGGCAAATAAAGGAGACAGCTTTGAAATTATCAGTCTGAATAATGATTGGTATGAAATTCGCCTGCCAAACGGCGGAAAGGGTTTTGTAGCCGGCTGGATCGTCACGGTTGAAGGATCCGCACCTGCAGTAACTAAGCCGGGAGCAGAAAAACATTTAAAAAATAAAACAATTGTACTTGATCCAGGTCATGGGGGCCGTGATAACGGGACAACAGGAGCCAGAGGGACACGTGAAAAGGATATTACAATCAGGACCGCTCAATTGCTCGCCGAAAAATTAAGGGCTGCCGGGGCTAATGTCATTCTGACCAGGAGCGGGGATACCTATTTGCCGCTGCCTTCGAGAGTAGGGATCTCACATCATCATAATGCAGATGCTTTTATCAGCATTCATTATGACAGCACTCCGGACCGGACTGCAAGAGGAGCAACAACCTATTACTACCATCCTTTCCAAAAGGAAATTGCAGCCAATATCCACTCCAATGTAACAGCAATGACAAACCTGAGAGATCGGGGTTATAGAGTCGGAGATTATCATGTAATCAGAGAGAACAAACGAAATGCCGTTCTGATCGAACTTGGATACCTGAGCAATCCTGCAGAAGAAGCCCTGATAGCTTCTGCAAAGTATCAGCAATCAGCAGCAGCAGGAATTTATCAGGGGCTTGCACGATATTTTAAGAATTAG
- the hisS gene encoding histidine--tRNA ligase, whose protein sequence is MSIRIPRGTQDILPGEVEKWQLIEEKARELCEKFQYREIRTPIFEHTELFLRSVGDTTDIVQKEMYTFEDRGGRSLTLRPEGTASTVRSFVEHKMHGDASQPVKLYYMGPMFRYERPQAGRFRQFVQFGVEAIGSADPAIDAEVIALAMSLYKSMGLQKLKLIVNSLGDKESRTAHREALVNHFKPRIGEFCQDCQNRLEKNPMRILDCKQDREHELMKSAPSIIDYLNDYSKAYFEKVQKYLKNLDIDFTVDPNLVRGLDYYNHTAFEIMSDSEGFGAITTLCGGGRYNGLTEEIGGPEAPGIGFALSIERFIAALEAEKVDLPLAKTIDCYLVSLGEEAKDYTVGLLQKLRMAGYSAERDYLDRKIKAQFKAADRSNAKFVAVLGEDELKANKINVKSMESGEQTEVELDSFIEKFTALYQS, encoded by the coding sequence ATGTCAATTCGAATACCGAGGGGAACGCAGGACATTCTGCCGGGAGAAGTTGAGAAATGGCAATTGATTGAAGAAAAGGCAAGGGAGCTTTGTGAGAAGTTTCAATATCGAGAGATCAGAACACCTATATTCGAACATACAGAATTATTTCTTCGCAGTGTTGGAGATACAACGGATATTGTTCAAAAAGAGATGTACACGTTTGAAGACCGCGGCGGCCGCAGTCTGACCCTTCGACCTGAAGGAACAGCTTCAACTGTAAGGTCGTTTGTTGAGCATAAAATGCATGGCGATGCAAGCCAGCCTGTAAAGCTTTATTATATGGGGCCTATGTTCCGTTATGAGCGCCCACAAGCAGGACGTTTCCGCCAGTTTGTCCAATTCGGCGTCGAAGCGATCGGCAGTGCTGATCCGGCAATCGATGCAGAAGTAATTGCACTGGCAATGTCACTTTATAAAAGCATGGGCCTGCAAAAGCTTAAATTGATAGTGAACAGCCTGGGAGATAAAGAAAGCCGAACTGCACACAGAGAGGCCTTGGTCAACCACTTCAAGCCGCGGATTGGTGAGTTTTGCCAGGACTGCCAGAACCGTCTTGAGAAAAATCCAATGCGCATCCTGGACTGTAAACAAGACCGTGAACATGAACTTATGAAATCTGCTCCATCCATTATTGATTATTTAAACGATTATTCAAAAGCCTACTTTGAGAAGGTTCAAAAGTATTTAAAAAACCTGGATATTGACTTTACGGTCGATCCAAATCTTGTTCGCGGCCTGGATTATTACAATCATACGGCCTTTGAAATTATGAGTGATTCCGAAGGTTTCGGAGCCATTACTACTCTTTGCGGCGGCGGACGATACAATGGCCTCACTGAGGAAATTGGCGGTCCTGAAGCGCCGGGAATTGGGTTTGCTTTAAGTATAGAGCGATTCATTGCTGCTCTTGAAGCGGAAAAGGTCGATCTGCCTCTTGCTAAGACCATTGATTGCTACCTTGTATCCCTTGGAGAGGAAGCCAAGGATTACACAGTCGGCCTTCTTCAAAAACTGCGGATGGCAGGATATTCTGCTGAAAGAGATTATCTTGACAGAAAAATAAAAGCACAGTTTAAAGCAGCAGACCGTTCAAATGCGAAATTTGTTGCTGTCCTGGGCGAAGATGAACTTAAAGCGAATAAAATTAATGTAAAATCGATGGAATCAGGGGAGCAAACAGAGGTTGAACTTGATTCGTTTATAGAGAAATTCACAGCACTTTATCAATCATAA